A single genomic interval of Methanorbis rubei harbors:
- a CDS encoding methanogenesis marker 5 protein, whose product MAKVFIYPATSLILSDLVARFGHEPLGSAIAIREHVQTPGFDSPPIQMTSDDPQKGLKWAAVEVPSGIRGRMSLYGPMVEEAEAAIIIDEPELAFGCMGCARTNELLCFMLRERDIPRLELRYPTSKDEGVTFVAAIKEFLVNLEVKKHE is encoded by the coding sequence ATGGCAAAAGTATTCATCTATCCGGCAACCAGCCTCATCTTATCCGACCTCGTGGCACGGTTCGGCCACGAACCACTCGGCTCGGCGATCGCAATCCGCGAACATGTTCAGACTCCGGGATTTGATTCCCCGCCGATTCAGATGACCTCTGACGATCCGCAGAAAGGTCTTAAATGGGCCGCGGTCGAAGTTCCGTCCGGCATCCGCGGACGAATGTCTCTCTACGGCCCGATGGTCGAAGAAGCAGAAGCTGCGATCATCATCGATGAGCCTGAACTCGCGTTCGGCTGCATGGGCTGTGCGAGAACCAACGAGCTTCTCTGCTTCATGCTCCGCGAACGTGATATCCCGCGTCTGGAACTGCGGTATCCGACGTCAAAGGATGAAGGCGTAACCTTTGTTGCGGCCATAAAAGAATTTCTGGTAAATCTTGAGGTGAAAAAACATGAGTGA
- a CDS encoding methanogenesis marker 6 protein, whose protein sequence is MKPYVPQYVGTVTKYVFVDSPDTTPQDIATAAYEIAQGVMIKETCFGCQITGSPEDVDRIIAHLRKMDPYRIYVKDRGFPPGDARRCRADLGGARPGYLGHEYEMGMIRYIAHGLEETDKMTKKELKAAAAKELPMPDALDVDILTSLIKEE, encoded by the coding sequence ATGAAACCTTACGTTCCTCAGTATGTCGGCACCGTCACGAAATACGTGTTCGTGGACTCGCCCGACACAACGCCGCAGGACATCGCAACCGCAGCATATGAAATCGCTCAGGGAGTCATGATCAAAGAGACCTGTTTCGGATGCCAGATAACCGGCAGCCCCGAAGACGTGGATCGAATCATCGCACACCTGCGAAAGATGGATCCGTATCGGATCTATGTCAAGGATCGCGGGTTTCCGCCCGGAGACGCACGCAGGTGTCGTGCCGACCTCGGCGGTGCGCGGCCCGGGTATCTCGGCCACGAGTATGAGATGGGTATGATTCGCTACATCGCCCACGGCCTCGAAGAAACCGATAAAATGACGAAAAAAGAACTGAAAGCCGCAGCCGCAAAGGAACTGCCGATGCCGGACGCGCTTGATGTCGATATTTTAACATCACTCATCAAGGAGGAGTAA
- a CDS encoding methanogenesis marker 3 protein, with protein MTNMHLYLNGEQIEAKAGATLSAILPDHPTGCSIAVLRPGSAAESKETAHLRFITTAGDIVVELLPGVVLPIPTGDVTDANLRVHWEDKYAAAFGPFHAEFTPDHKSYRYDRGVVALGCGGYDSNTSYLMFSRLQHMADHGAAAGGAVLGTVISGLGIMNRWRNGDRITKIEQVFSSVDKTSATLTTDLSLKLEDGMQVFSKISIKAEGYDEDHSKIDTECTESVEHLLFAMRNSGYLVDRTASTYIRDHAEGRLSVPLERQKPRREGTVTVRTSGKSSGAVYIYTKDVPSNQYHTRTGTVTRGVELARFATAGTKLSVDVAPKQLDLRGLPLGDAVALAKARGLRVFADNRDVAGRVVIDHKPATTLELLKEGKVELITVALTDVIDITLDYENAPLTVDLFRRVTGLKMYAIGSMPFFYNIDEEMYLFKPDFPSGVNIIPENVPKSAVSPHTLAITNDARRARGMTGVRTVTNTEYGPTGEPLEGTNVVGTVIDIDKLPLIKEGATVFIREVKP; from the coding sequence ATGACAAACATGCATCTGTATCTGAACGGTGAACAAATCGAGGCAAAAGCCGGCGCAACCCTCTCAGCAATCCTGCCTGACCATCCGACGGGATGCAGCATTGCGGTACTCAGGCCAGGCTCTGCCGCTGAGTCCAAAGAGACTGCACACCTCAGATTCATTACCACCGCAGGCGACATTGTGGTTGAACTCCTGCCGGGCGTCGTGCTGCCGATCCCAACCGGCGACGTCACGGACGCCAACCTCCGTGTGCACTGGGAAGACAAGTACGCAGCAGCGTTCGGCCCGTTCCACGCAGAGTTCACCCCTGACCACAAATCCTATCGCTATGACCGCGGCGTTGTCGCCCTCGGCTGCGGAGGATACGACTCAAACACCTCATACCTGATGTTTTCCCGTTTGCAGCACATGGCAGACCATGGCGCGGCTGCTGGCGGTGCGGTGCTCGGCACGGTAATCTCTGGTCTTGGCATCATGAACCGGTGGCGAAACGGCGACCGGATCACGAAAATCGAACAGGTTTTTTCTTCGGTCGACAAAACCAGCGCAACCCTCACGACCGACCTCTCGCTCAAACTTGAGGACGGCATGCAGGTTTTTTCAAAAATCAGCATCAAAGCCGAAGGCTACGACGAGGACCACAGTAAAATCGACACAGAATGCACCGAGTCGGTTGAACATTTGCTATTCGCCATGCGCAACTCAGGTTACTTGGTTGACCGGACCGCGTCCACCTACATCCGCGACCATGCCGAAGGCAGACTCAGTGTGCCCCTCGAACGCCAGAAACCGCGGCGTGAAGGAACCGTCACCGTGCGAACATCGGGAAAAAGTTCGGGAGCCGTCTACATCTACACCAAAGACGTGCCAAGCAACCAGTACCACACCCGCACCGGAACCGTGACCCGCGGCGTGGAACTCGCAAGGTTTGCGACCGCCGGCACAAAACTCTCGGTGGATGTCGCGCCAAAACAGCTTGACCTCCGCGGTCTTCCGCTGGGAGATGCAGTGGCGTTGGCAAAAGCCCGCGGGCTTCGCGTGTTTGCCGACAACCGAGACGTCGCCGGCCGCGTCGTCATCGACCATAAACCAGCCACCACTCTTGAACTTCTCAAAGAAGGAAAAGTCGAACTCATCACCGTTGCTTTGACCGACGTGATCGACATCACGCTTGATTATGAAAACGCTCCGCTGACCGTTGACCTCTTCCGCCGCGTAACCGGTCTGAAGATGTATGCGATCGGCAGCATGCCGTTCTTCTACAACATCGATGAAGAGATGTACCTCTTCAAGCCGGACTTCCCTTCAGGCGTCAACATCATTCCGGAAAACGTTCCGAAGAGTGCGGTCTCGCCGCACACTCTCGCCATCACCAACGATGCACGGAGAGCCCGCGGCATGACCGGTGTCCGGACCGTCACGAACACCGAGTACGGGCCGACCGGTGAACCGCTCGAAGGAACAAACGTTGTTGGAACGGTCATCGACATCGATAAACTCCCGCTCATCAAAGAAGGGGCGACTGTCTTCATCCGTGAGGTAAAACCATGA
- the atwA gene encoding methyl coenzyme M reductase system, component A2 — MTKPFITIKDLCMDFPANPADPSDNAPACSASEMVRILDHINLEIAEGEIVGVIGRSGCGKTVLIHLVRGIDQPPTSGTIIYHVAVCQNCGKIELPSAAGTACDCGGSFKERDIDLWAPENEGIKTHIMAKTAIMFQRTFGLYGNDRVIENVLRALDDVNYPAEKSIGRAADLLEEVRLSHRMMHIARDLSGGEKQRVVLARQLAREPIFLFADEPTGTLDPKTAKIVHDLLKEVAKEKNMGMLVTSHFSQVLEDVADRAVLLDDGKIIKVGSADEIIEAFMAGYKDDLQYIDQEIGNPIVRADHLAKKFIAVDRGVIKAVDNVSFEINEREIFGIIGVSGGGKTTLSKMIAGLYEPTDGKLEIRIGDEWIDMTKPGYLYRGRAKQYVGLLHQEYDLYPHRTIIDNLTDAIGLEFPKELATRKAMITLQMAGFTEKKAKDVLGRYPSTLSEGEKHRVALAQVLIREPRIILLDEPTGTMDPITKVDVKHSIIHAREEMDETFVIVSHDMEFVRDVCDRCMFMRGGKIISIGQTHEILDSLTDAEKDIMARAVANERDRVAANAPKSVPTQADPKGDAVPEQDAGVLHASTDEMFEM; from the coding sequence ATGACGAAACCATTTATCACCATAAAGGACCTCTGCATGGATTTTCCTGCAAATCCTGCCGATCCTTCCGATAATGCCCCGGCCTGCAGTGCGTCGGAGATGGTACGTATTCTGGACCACATCAACCTCGAGATCGCTGAAGGAGAAATCGTCGGTGTCATCGGACGATCAGGATGTGGAAAAACCGTACTCATCCACCTCGTCCGTGGCATCGACCAGCCTCCGACCTCAGGCACCATCATCTATCATGTTGCGGTCTGCCAAAATTGCGGAAAAATTGAACTGCCGAGCGCTGCAGGCACTGCCTGCGACTGCGGCGGCAGCTTCAAAGAAAGAGACATCGACCTCTGGGCACCGGAAAACGAGGGAATCAAAACCCATATCATGGCAAAAACCGCCATCATGTTCCAGCGCACGTTTGGTCTCTACGGCAACGACCGTGTCATCGAAAACGTTCTCCGTGCTCTTGACGACGTCAACTATCCGGCAGAAAAATCCATCGGCAGAGCGGCTGACCTCCTTGAAGAAGTCAGACTCAGCCACAGAATGATGCACATCGCCCGCGACCTCTCAGGCGGAGAAAAACAGCGTGTCGTCCTCGCACGCCAGCTCGCCCGCGAACCCATATTCCTCTTCGCCGACGAACCCACCGGAACCCTTGACCCGAAAACCGCAAAAATCGTGCACGACCTCTTAAAAGAAGTCGCCAAAGAAAAGAACATGGGAATGCTCGTCACCTCCCACTTCTCGCAGGTGTTAGAAGACGTCGCCGACCGCGCCGTTCTCCTTGACGACGGAAAAATTATCAAAGTCGGATCGGCTGATGAGATCATCGAAGCCTTCATGGCAGGCTACAAAGACGATCTCCAGTACATCGATCAGGAGATCGGAAACCCGATTGTTCGAGCCGACCATCTCGCAAAAAAATTCATCGCCGTTGACCGCGGTGTCATCAAAGCAGTCGACAACGTCTCCTTTGAAATAAACGAACGGGAAATTTTCGGTATCATCGGTGTATCAGGCGGAGGAAAAACCACACTCTCCAAAATGATCGCAGGCCTCTACGAACCCACCGACGGAAAACTTGAGATCAGAATTGGGGATGAATGGATCGACATGACCAAACCCGGCTACCTCTACCGCGGCCGGGCAAAACAGTACGTCGGTCTCCTGCATCAGGAGTATGACCTCTATCCCCACCGAACCATCATCGATAACTTAACAGACGCAATCGGTCTTGAGTTTCCTAAAGAGCTCGCCACCCGAAAAGCAATGATAACTTTGCAGATGGCAGGGTTCACCGAGAAGAAAGCAAAAGACGTCCTCGGACGATACCCGTCGACCCTGTCCGAAGGAGAAAAACACCGCGTTGCCCTTGCTCAGGTGCTCATCCGCGAGCCGAGAATCATTCTGCTTGACGAACCCACCGGAACCATGGACCCGATCACCAAAGTCGACGTCAAACACTCCATCATCCATGCACGCGAAGAGATGGACGAAACGTTTGTTATCGTCTCGCATGACATGGAGTTCGTCCGCGATGTCTGCGACCGGTGCATGTTCATGCGCGGCGGAAAAATCATCTCAATCGGCCAGACACACGAGATTCTCGACAGCCTCACCGACGCAGAAAAGGATATCATGGCACGTGCCGTTGCCAACGAGCGCGACCGGGTTGCGGCCAACGCACCAAAATCCGTGCCGACCCAGGCCGATCCCAAGGGAGACGCCGTACCTGAACAGGACGCAGGAGTTCTGCATGCCAGCACGGACGAAATGTTTGAGATGTGA
- the fen gene encoding flap endonuclease-1 produces MGVALRPLIADYKEVLPWDRLGGIAAIDAFNALYQFLSGIRQPDGTPLMDEEGRITSHLSGLLFRTANLVEKNITPVYVFDGKPPKFKEATLAERRVIRENAKESWERAVKEGDEESARKYAMASSKVDAFILESSKELLTALGIPWVQAPEEGEAQSAYMAAVGDVTYAVSQDYDSLLFGAPKLLRNLTVSGKRRVNGKVVAVYPEQLLLDQVLGGLEMTQVDLIAAALLIGTDYNSGVKGVGPKTAVKLVKEGKFAERIGESENAADPEELIRYFLEPPVEKQYTIAKKAPVREKVVEILCEQHGFSEERVSAGLERLGSSKGQATLDSWFS; encoded by the coding sequence ATGGGCGTTGCGCTGCGGCCGCTGATTGCGGATTATAAGGAGGTACTCCCATGGGACCGGCTGGGCGGCATCGCGGCGATTGATGCGTTTAATGCATTGTACCAGTTTTTGAGCGGAATCCGCCAGCCGGACGGGACGCCGCTGATGGATGAGGAGGGACGAATTACGTCTCACTTGAGCGGTCTTTTGTTTCGGACGGCGAATCTGGTGGAGAAGAATATTACGCCGGTGTATGTTTTTGACGGGAAACCGCCGAAGTTCAAGGAGGCGACGCTTGCGGAGCGGCGGGTTATTCGGGAGAATGCGAAGGAGTCATGGGAGCGCGCCGTGAAAGAAGGGGACGAGGAGTCGGCACGCAAGTATGCGATGGCGTCGTCGAAGGTTGATGCGTTTATTCTTGAGTCGTCAAAGGAGCTTTTGACGGCTCTGGGGATTCCTTGGGTGCAGGCGCCGGAGGAGGGGGAGGCGCAGTCTGCGTATATGGCGGCTGTGGGGGATGTGACGTATGCGGTGTCGCAGGATTATGATTCGCTGTTGTTTGGAGCGCCGAAGCTTTTGCGCAATCTGACGGTGTCAGGCAAGCGCCGCGTGAATGGAAAAGTGGTGGCTGTGTATCCTGAGCAGCTGCTGTTGGATCAGGTCTTAGGCGGTCTTGAGATGACACAGGTGGATTTGATCGCGGCGGCTCTTTTGATCGGGACTGATTATAATAGTGGGGTGAAGGGCGTGGGGCCCAAGACGGCGGTGAAACTTGTGAAGGAGGGAAAGTTTGCGGAGCGAATTGGTGAGTCAGAGAATGCTGCTGACCCTGAGGAGTTGATCCGCTACTTCCTTGAGCCGCCGGTTGAGAAGCAGTATACGATTGCAAAGAAAGCGCCGGTGCGGGAGAAGGTTGTGGAGATTCTCTGCGAACAGCACGGGTTTTCCGAGGAGCGGGTGTCGGCAGGGCTTGAGCGGCTCGGGTCATCGAAGGGGCAGGCGACACTGGACTCATGGTTTTCCTGA
- a CDS encoding presenilin family intramembrane aspartyl protease PSH, with product MSKLSLRALVPYAGMILLMLLTGLLSLLLINPVTEAGLGAFEDPDSIANPFVFLFIMLVFTALLLLLIKWKAQSVISAIIGICLALVMYYVVSSLLLIYTPTLPALPIAAVVALIVILLLWYRPEWYVINVAGILISAGCAAIFGISLSIIPVIILLILLLVYDAISVHRTKHMLTLADGVLRQKMPIMFIIPKSRGYSYRTSGFSIHDKKEERGAYMIGMGDMIMPSILVVSAQVYAGGAGVLSVAGVALPALGALIGGILGLSFLMIPVNTGKPQPGLPYINAGAIIGFLICCAIAGSWAWIGF from the coding sequence ATGAGCAAACTTTCCCTCCGTGCCCTTGTGCCGTATGCTGGTATGATCCTTCTGATGCTTCTCACCGGCCTGCTGTCTCTCCTGCTTATCAACCCGGTTACCGAGGCTGGTCTTGGAGCATTCGAGGATCCCGACTCGATCGCAAACCCGTTTGTGTTCCTGTTCATCATGCTTGTGTTCACTGCGCTCCTGCTTCTGCTGATCAAATGGAAAGCGCAGAGCGTCATCAGTGCAATTATCGGCATCTGTTTAGCTCTTGTCATGTATTACGTCGTCTCATCCCTGCTTCTGATCTATACTCCGACACTTCCGGCGCTTCCGATTGCAGCAGTTGTCGCACTCATTGTGATACTGCTTTTGTGGTACCGGCCTGAGTGGTATGTGATTAATGTCGCAGGGATTTTGATCTCCGCAGGCTGTGCGGCGATTTTTGGCATCTCGCTCTCTATCATTCCGGTTATTATCCTGCTGATTCTTCTGCTGGTCTATGATGCGATCTCAGTGCACCGGACAAAGCACATGCTCACGCTCGCGGACGGTGTGCTTCGTCAGAAGATGCCGATCATGTTCATCATCCCCAAATCGCGCGGCTACTCATACCGCACTTCGGGTTTTTCGATCCATGATAAGAAGGAGGAACGCGGCGCTTACATGATCGGTATGGGCGATATGATTATGCCGTCGATTCTTGTTGTCTCGGCACAGGTGTATGCAGGCGGCGCGGGAGTTCTTTCCGTTGCCGGAGTCGCTCTTCCGGCACTCGGCGCTCTCATCGGCGGAATTCTTGGTCTCTCTTTCCTGATGATTCCGGTCAACACCGGCAAGCCGCAGCCCGGTCTTCCTTATATCAATGCAGGCGCGATCATCGGATTTTTAATCTGCTGCGCGATCGCCGGCTCCTGGGCATGGATAGGGTTCTAA
- a CDS encoding 30S ribosomal protein S3ae encodes MARKKQSGGRKVEGWKAKSWFKVYAPEFLGKQFIGEIISSDTANLSGRVMSTSLGELIQDYSKQNVKMSFKINSVAGDAAYTQFHGHEMTKDFIRAMVKRRASRVDSTITIQPVGSVRELQVTITAFTINHARLSQIHEIRAMMVKVVQDYAKEVDFETFVTAMVKGDLSKKMLEACKPIFPVRRVEIIKSESVSSAAERAAALVR; translated from the coding sequence ATGGCAAGAAAAAAGCAGAGTGGTGGACGCAAAGTCGAGGGATGGAAGGCAAAGAGCTGGTTCAAGGTCTATGCTCCGGAGTTCCTCGGTAAGCAGTTTATCGGAGAGATCATCTCCTCTGACACGGCAAATCTGTCGGGTCGTGTAATGTCGACGAGTCTTGGCGAGTTAATCCAGGACTACTCCAAACAGAATGTTAAGATGTCCTTTAAGATCAACTCGGTCGCAGGAGATGCAGCATATACGCAGTTCCACGGCCACGAGATGACGAAGGACTTTATCCGTGCAATGGTCAAGAGACGGGCATCCCGTGTTGACAGCACCATCACGATCCAGCCGGTCGGCAGTGTTCGTGAGCTTCAGGTGACGATCACGGCGTTCACGATCAATCATGCAAGACTTTCCCAGATTCACGAGATCCGTGCAATGATGGTGAAGGTTGTGCAGGACTACGCAAAGGAAGTAGACTTTGAGACCTTTGTCACCGCAATGGTGAAGGGCGATCTGTCGAAGAAGATGCTCGAGGCATGCAAGCCGATTTTCCCGGTTCGCAGAGTCGAGATCATTAAGTCAGAGTCTGTGAGCTCTGCCGCAGAGCGTGCAGCAGCTCTGGTCCGTTAA
- a CDS encoding KEOPS complex subunit Pcc1: MYVTGTITSMHASAENVAKALSPDNGGFMTVDAVGGYVVAKIEGKSLRSVIATVDDYLVNLSVSERLS; the protein is encoded by the coding sequence ATGTATGTGACGGGAACGATCACGTCCATGCATGCGAGCGCGGAAAATGTGGCAAAAGCGTTGTCTCCTGACAACGGCGGGTTCATGACTGTTGACGCTGTCGGTGGTTATGTGGTGGCAAAGATTGAAGGGAAGTCACTTAGATCGGTGATTGCGACGGTGGACGATTATCTGGTGAATCTGTCTGTATCGGAGCGGCTGTCCTAA
- a CDS encoding DHH family phosphoesterase, with amino-acid sequence MSLETAAETLAKRLASMEYVEMYSHYDADGIAAAAIMSIALTRANIAFKLRILPGIHEDDVENPECSLLCDFGASCTGLVESTMIIDHHVPYNTSQNHVNPRSCGEDGETELSAAGCAYLVANALGDNRDLAGLVMLGIIGDNQSITGRNAKIIGDAVANNLINPGRGILMPGRSTKEQIATSLHPFLPNLSGETKKAEAIESACKSKISDEDYTSCILSRIALESDASYQALMNLYGESWSLEREVIQNAHAFTAVVDACGKVGKSGIAYALCCGDASYVDEAWNIAIAHRNHIIDAVKSAEKISEAPLIWRVNDASSASDAADVLIESANVPTFVIGRGTESVRVSARAPAGSAVNLEQMLKSAAESCGGSGGGHYSRAGASIPLDREDEFLAGLEAAACM; translated from the coding sequence ATGTCACTGGAAACCGCAGCAGAAACCCTGGCAAAACGCCTTGCATCCATGGAGTACGTGGAAATGTACTCCCATTACGATGCAGACGGTATAGCTGCTGCTGCGATCATGTCTATAGCCCTGACAAGGGCAAACATCGCGTTTAAACTCCGGATTCTTCCGGGGATACACGAAGATGACGTGGAGAACCCTGAATGTTCTCTTCTCTGTGACTTTGGTGCGTCCTGTACCGGTCTGGTAGAAAGCACGATGATCATCGATCATCATGTGCCTTACAACACCTCCCAAAATCATGTCAACCCGCGCAGCTGCGGCGAGGACGGCGAAACCGAACTCTCTGCCGCAGGCTGTGCTTATCTGGTGGCAAACGCGCTTGGAGACAACCGCGACCTCGCAGGTCTTGTGATGCTTGGCATCATCGGCGACAATCAGAGCATCACCGGAAGGAATGCAAAGATCATCGGTGATGCGGTGGCAAACAACCTGATAAATCCGGGCCGCGGCATTCTAATGCCTGGACGATCCACAAAAGAACAGATTGCAACCTCTCTGCATCCGTTTCTGCCGAATCTATCTGGCGAGACAAAAAAAGCAGAGGCAATTGAGTCTGCATGCAAGTCCAAAATATCGGACGAGGATTATACCTCCTGCATACTTTCAAGGATCGCTCTTGAGTCAGATGCTTCCTATCAGGCTCTGATGAATCTCTACGGAGAATCATGGAGTTTGGAGCGCGAGGTTATCCAGAATGCTCATGCGTTCACCGCGGTGGTTGATGCGTGCGGCAAAGTCGGCAAGTCCGGCATTGCGTACGCTCTCTGCTGCGGTGACGCCTCCTATGTGGACGAGGCATGGAATATTGCGATCGCCCACAGAAACCATATCATCGATGCGGTAAAGTCTGCCGAGAAAATATCCGAGGCTCCGCTGATCTGGAGAGTGAACGATGCATCGTCTGCAAGTGATGCTGCTGATGTTCTTATCGAGTCTGCGAACGTTCCAACGTTTGTGATCGGCAGAGGAACTGAGTCGGTCCGGGTTTCAGCACGTGCCCCGGCAGGGTCTGCCGTGAATCTGGAACAGATGTTAAAGTCTGCTGCAGAGTCATGCGGCGGTTCCGGCGGCGGGCACTACTCCCGGGCCGGCGCAAGTATTCCGCTCGACCGCGAGGATGAGTTCCTCGCTGGACTGGAGGCGGCAGCATGTATGTGA
- a CDS encoding 30S ribosomal protein S15, which translates to MARIHARRRGIASSVRPFRQEVPEWSNTDVQEIEKKIVELRKDGLTCAQIGLVLRDKFGVPNVKLVTGKRVNAIVREHDLDTDIPEDLRNLMYKALAMRKHLGENKKDLHNKRQLQLTESKVRRLVKYYVGNKRLPAGWTYKPETAEILLSR; encoded by the coding sequence ATGGCACGCATACATGCAAGAAGAAGAGGAATCGCCTCCTCGGTCAGACCATTCCGCCAGGAAGTACCTGAGTGGTCCAACACCGACGTACAGGAAATCGAGAAGAAAATCGTCGAGCTTCGTAAGGATGGCCTTACCTGCGCTCAGATTGGTCTCGTCCTCAGAGATAAGTTCGGTGTTCCGAACGTAAAACTGGTTACCGGCAAGAGAGTCAACGCAATCGTGCGTGAACATGACCTCGACACCGACATCCCCGAAGACCTTCGTAACCTGATGTACAAGGCACTTGCGATGCGCAAGCACCTTGGCGAGAACAAGAAAGATCTCCACAACAAGCGTCAGCTCCAGCTGACCGAGTCCAAAGTCCGCAGACTGGTAAAATACTATGTCGGCAACAAACGCCTGCCGGCAGGCTGGACCTACAAACCGGAGACCGCAGAAATTCTCCTCTCCAGATAA
- a CDS encoding NAD(P)/FAD-dependent oxidoreductase, producing the protein MSGQEYDCIVVGAGPAGLFCAANLSPLRVLVLEKMILPGRKLLIAGSGQCNVTHVGDARSFASHYGDHGAFVKPALMAFPSSATRKYFESRGVELIERESGKVFPASLSADDILDALLDACDEANVEILSSLPAESVSCENGVYRVKTALGVFSARAVVIATGGKSYPQTGSTGDGFVFAESFGHTTIEPHPSLSPVYAADHRLSELSGISFADVSVAIWRDGKKILTRSGDLLITRFGYSGPVILDSSRWMRDGDLLKIAFSQKKIEELDALIRAACAASGAKQVQNLLSFAGVPERLLRLLVREAGVPDGTTGGQLTVSMRSMLVRNLTEYPVTIDHVGDYRVAMATTGGVSLEEVNKKTCESKLSPGLFFIGEVLDIDGDTGGYNIQACFSTAFLASKRIRELL; encoded by the coding sequence ATGTCTGGTCAGGAGTATGACTGCATTGTTGTGGGGGCAGGGCCTGCTGGCCTTTTTTGCGCGGCAAATCTTTCGCCGCTGCGGGTGCTGGTGCTGGAAAAGATGATTCTTCCAGGGCGAAAACTGCTGATTGCAGGCTCCGGCCAGTGTAATGTTACGCATGTGGGTGATGCGAGGAGTTTTGCTTCTCATTACGGGGACCATGGTGCATTTGTGAAGCCGGCGCTGATGGCGTTTCCGAGTTCTGCGACGCGGAAATATTTTGAGAGTCGCGGTGTTGAACTCATCGAGCGCGAGTCCGGCAAGGTGTTTCCTGCATCCCTTTCTGCTGATGATATCTTGGACGCGCTGCTTGATGCCTGTGATGAGGCGAATGTTGAGATTTTGAGTTCTCTGCCGGCAGAGTCGGTATCGTGCGAGAATGGCGTTTACCGAGTGAAAACCGCGCTCGGTGTTTTTTCCGCTCGTGCGGTGGTGATTGCGACCGGTGGGAAGTCCTACCCACAGACCGGCTCTACCGGAGACGGATTTGTGTTTGCCGAGTCGTTTGGGCATACGACCATCGAGCCGCACCCGTCGCTTTCTCCGGTGTATGCTGCTGATCACCGACTTTCTGAGCTCTCCGGCATCTCGTTTGCGGACGTGAGTGTTGCAATCTGGCGGGATGGAAAAAAAATTCTGACACGTTCAGGCGATCTGCTGATTACGCGGTTCGGCTACTCAGGGCCGGTGATTTTGGATTCGTCGCGATGGATGCGGGATGGTGATTTGTTGAAAATCGCGTTTTCTCAGAAAAAAATCGAGGAACTGGATGCGCTGATTCGTGCTGCCTGCGCAGCATCCGGAGCAAAGCAGGTCCAGAATCTTCTTTCGTTTGCAGGAGTTCCTGAACGGCTGCTGCGGCTGCTGGTGAGGGAGGCAGGAGTTCCCGATGGCACGACCGGTGGGCAGCTGACCGTTTCGATGCGTTCCATGCTTGTCAGAAATCTCACCGAGTATCCGGTGACTATTGATCATGTGGGAGATTATCGAGTCGCGATGGCAACAACCGGCGGCGTGAGTCTTGAGGAGGTTAATAAGAAAACCTGTGAGTCGAAGCTCTCGCCCGGACTTTTTTTCATCGGCGAGGTGCTCGACATCGACGGGGATACCGGCGGCTACAATATTCAGGCATGTTTTTCGACGGCATTTCTTGCATCAAAGAGGATTCGTGAGCTGCTTTGA